In Chloroflexota bacterium, the DNA window ACTTTCGAGCTTGTTGACACGGTCCACCCACTCTCCCTCGACCGTCGCCTCACCCTCGCGATCCAAGCCGAGCTCGGAAAAGAACGCGATAGCGGCTGGAAGGTCGTCGACGACGACGCTGACGTGGTCCAATCGCTTGACCGTCATGTCCCCAGTATGGGACAGGCAGAGCGCGACCGTCCAGCTCGGGCGCTCTTGCCGCTAACGGCCCAACCCAGCTGACGGCCGGGCGAGCGCCAAACGACCGTGGGCTGGGGACTCTGCCTGCTGGAAGATGAAGTGCACGGCTGGTGCGCGTTAGGCCCCGCCGTCAAGTCAACGGGCAGCAGCATTCGCAGCTTGCCGTGCGGTGAGCTGTAGTCCGGTAGGGAGGTTTTGCGGAGGGCGTCAGCTACCGGCCGGTCGGAACCCCAACTGATTCGCCTGTCGCATCATGGCCATGGCGTCCGCGGCGCTCACGAGCGGCGTGGTGCGGAAGTTGTGATAACCGCCGCTCGCTGCCACGGCCATGCCCATGGCTCCCGCGATCTTCTCATTCGGAAGCTCGGCGACGGCGAGGAAGTCGTCGGAGCCGAACATGAACCAGAGCCCGACGAGCTTGCCGCCGTTCTTCTCGCACACGGCGCGAATCGCGGCCTCGCGATCTTCCGGGTTCTTGGTCAGTCGAGCCCAGGTCTCCGCCGTGTAGGCGCCCTGAAACGCGTAGTGAGGCATTGTTCCCCCTCCGATCAGCGAATGCGACCCGAGATGGAGGGTAGCGCCGATTCTCGGGCGGGTCAAACGCCGCATGTGCGCCGCGTCGTGTG includes these proteins:
- a CDS encoding GYD domain-containing protein, encoding MPHYAFQGAYTAETWARLTKNPEDREAAIRAVCEKNGGKLVGLWFMFGSDDFLAVAELPNEKIAGAMGMAVAASGGYHNFRTTPLVSAADAMAMMRQANQLGFRPAGS